A window of Miscanthus floridulus cultivar M001 chromosome 12, ASM1932011v1, whole genome shotgun sequence genomic DNA:
tgcCATGATACAGGCCTTCGTTAGCTTCAGCCGcttctccatcggagtcacgcacggcttgcactcagccatgccgctctgctccaaaagcttcgaggcgtacgcgctctgaccgagcgagAGCGCCTCTTTTCCTTGTATCACCTCGATGTCGAGGTAGAAGGAGAACGCGCTGAGATTGCTCATTCGAAAACAAgccaccatctcgcgcttgaagttgTCGATGTCCTCTACACACGCGTCGATgtcgatcaagtcgtccacatacacgccgacgacgagctcctcattttcccgtcgccgcgtgtagagcgcgtgctcggttgcgcaccgtgtgaacccaagctcgcccagcgtggcgtcaagcttggcgttccacgctagtggggcctgccgcagcccatagagcgccttgcgcagtcagagcaccctgtgctccactCCCTTGACAGCGAAACCCataggttgcctgacgaagaccatctccgccagctcgcTATTGAGGAAAGATGATTTTATGTCCAGGTGATGAACGCGctagtccttcgctgctgccaaagctagCAGCAGTCGGATAGACTATATGCGCGCTACCGGCATAAAGACTTTCTCGAAGTTGATGCCCTCATGTTGGACAAAGCCTTGGGCGACGagacgcgccttgtgcttgacaatggcgccacgctcgacccgcttgaccttgtacacccacttccggccgatcggacggcatcccaaaggtggatcgacgagctcctaAGTCTCGTTCTCCTagattgccttcatctcctctagcatcacttgtcgccaatttgcatcgcgctcagctagcgcgaacgtgggtggttcctctgaaCTGACGAGAAGTTgctctaggtcattgagcagccgacccgctAGGCCTTAAGACCCTATGCCGCcgatgatgtcatccagcctatagaaccgcacctcctcaccgtcgtggaaggcatccacgaactcagtgatgtcgcttgaaggtgaggcgaactcgatcggcgtcgatggagtcccctgttcTACCAAAGTGGTCGACAagcacctagagtgctcggcacccctctcgAAGTGCTCAGCACcatcctaggagtgctcggcatcggtcttggagtggtcggcaccattgCAAGACCTCTCGACTCCGCTATGGGAGCGTTCGGCACctgtcctggagtggtcggcaccactacaggaccgctcggcaccactccaggagtggtcggcacccctcttagagtgctcggcaccgctctaggagtgctcggctctgttgctagagtggttggcacctcctctctagcgtctccaccaccgtggatgaccaagtgctcgacgacgaaggtactggtgaagccgccagcttcccccgtgcctaGACTATTCCAGTCCCAGGCCGCCTTCTTGTCGAACACGACGTCAAGCGAGACAACCACCTTATCtccacgtgggtcatagagctagtacgccttggtaccttcctcgtagccCAGAAGCACCATCAGTGTGCTCCTGTCTTCCGGCTTAATGAggaccggcttcgtcttcctgacgtggctgatacagccgaatgtccggaggaaggagaAGCTCGActtgcacccataccaagctttgaatggcgtcttgcccttcagggtCTTGGTGGatgcgcggttgaggatgaacaccgctgtGGTCACTATCTCTCTCCAGAACTTTGTCGGCATGCTTTTGGCTtttatcatggatcgagccatatcgaccaccgtctggttccgcggctccaccacactattctgctgtggcgagtacggtgcggtgtggtgtcgcaccacaccctgatccacgtaGTATGCAGCGAACttcaccgaagtgaattcgccgccgcgatcagtccgcaACACgtgcagcttcttgccgctcttcaCCTCCGCGCGTGTCTtaaacttcttgatcgcctccgccgcctcgcccttgctcgtcaggagttacagccacatatagcgacttcAATCATCCACGAACAGGAGAAAGTACCGCTGAtcaccgtttgtggctggcgtgattggtcTGCAGAGAttgccgtggacgagctcgagagcgtccgccGCGCGagacttggccgcctttgggaacagCAGCCTCCTCAGCTTCCcgaccaggcagctgtcacacagctcgcctgcgtGCTTGATGTGGGACAACCCTTGGACCATCTTTttcagccgaccaagcgcgtcgaagctgagatggccgaatcgggcatgccacagccacggctcctcgCTGTGCCGTGCTgtcaggcacaccggctgctccaccttcaagtcgagcaggtatagCCAGTTCTAGGACCTCTTTACCTCGGCAAGAAGCCGCTGCTCCTGGTTTCTGATCCTGAGGatgccgtccttgatcagtacctcgctgtcgcgctcatccagctagccaatgctgatgatgcttgaacgcaactgcgggatgtaatatacttTCCGTCAACGCGCGGTGCTCgttgttctggcacctgaagatgatggtgccgcgctcTCAGATCACCACacttgagccatcaccgaacttcaccgtgtcGGTCACGTTGCCGTCGAGCTCAGAGCCTGATGGCTCTGGAATGCCATTAACACTTGTTGTGCCTGAGATCTTCCGCACGGatgagccgaccgctcaccagCGTTCTCGCACACATATTACGACTGGAggtagaagagggagggagaacagagcgcacacacatagcacaagcaccagcgttggccgaagctctgcagaggagatggtaaAACTGAACTCTCTCAATTCAccgagttgcagtgggaagctatatatacaactctacccatctaaacCTAGTGCATACATGACATGTTGCTAtaatgactagatgtgacagcaagaCCGACTTTGACGCCTGCCCCTGCTCATGCTGTGGCTACAATACGACAGGGGAGTCTTTCGACGTCTGTCCCTACCACGGCTACAGTACAGCAGCAGAAGAGCTCTTTCGGCGTCTATCCCTACCGCACGTATAGAGGGAGAGCAGCAATCATTCAGCTCCCCGGATGCCGTGCAGTTCATACTCCTGAAAAGGATGCTGCTCGCCACTGGAAAAGACAGGTGATGAGATTTACTGGCCGTCTCCGATCCGATCCACGGCTACTTGTCGAGGAGAGGCGAAAGCGGCAGCGGCCGGCGTTGGACGATCGACTCGGAGGTCGCCCGGATGACGACACGCTGATGCCCACGGCACGGGCACTGCGGTGGCATAGTGGAGGGCACGACGCCTGCCCAGCCCGGCACGCCAAGCAGAAAGGCACAGCCTTGTCAGGCAATAAGCACGAAACCGATCGGCCCCAAGCAGACCCCAGAGCACGCACTGAGACGCTCGGACGTTCCGAGTGGCCGACGCGGCACAGCTGCCTGCACCGCACGGACCATGGTGAAGGGGTGTTAAGCAAAGCTGTAGACGGAATAGAATGGGGGAATGGAATCGAATTCACCGGCCGGCGGCAGAGTGGCgggggcgcgcgcgcggcgcCACGCGAGACATGGTGGTGGCCGGTTGGGCGGCTGGCCCTCCTGCCACCGGCCGGCATTTCGTCGGACACTGGGCGTGCGTGCCTGCCGCCGTGCTGTAGGCTGTAGCTGTAGCACGCTATTATACACCGGGCGCCTTGGCGCGGTCGAGTCCAGGCTACCGCGTGCTGTGGTGCCCGGGCTTTCCTTTGCAACGGTGGTGCAGCACGTGCAATGCTACTGTGTTGgacgtagtagtagtagtagacccATGGGCGAAGCGCCATTGCTGTTGCTGTGGCCTGCGAGTCTGGCGGTCTGCAACCGTGGCATGCACGGCAACAGCAacaggaggtggaggagctgcgcgagcgcggctgcatcggccatcCGGAAGAGCGGCCTGGTAATTGGGCTGCGGGTTTCGTGATTCCAAGTCCTTTTTGGGCTTCATTGCCTGGTTCATATAAACGGGCTTTGCGTGCGGCCTGATGACCAAGGAAAAATGTAGAGCAAGTAGTGGACCGGGCTGCCCTCCTCTGTCACTGGGGCTCGTGGGCTCAATGTGCTCATGAACTCTGTCAATTCTATACTTTTCGTTCAACTCATaaagaaagttttttttttttgaaacgaattCGAAAGGAAAGGTTCGTCCCATCCTTTTTGACGAACCAAAAGAGAGATTTTTGTGCAGGGATAGCAAGTGTTTCTGGTCTCTTGTGGATCCCAACGCAAATGAGGGAAGAACGGACTACAGAGGCGTGGATTTGGGGGTCGGATACGGTCATACTATACTACAGGCTACAGAGGCGTCGGGCGCAGGGAAACCGGGACGTGCGGGAACAGCAACGTAACGGCATCGAGTCCACGAACACGCGTCGCGTCCGCGTGCCAAGGTCAACGGATAGTCGTCGTTAGGGGTGGGGTAGGGTGGCTGTGTAggactccctccgtcccaaaatatctatcgctttcgcttcccgagaaacaactttgataaaatatatattacaaaatattaatatttatggtacataattagtattattggaaagatctttgaatctagttttttaataaatttatttggagatacaaatgttgtacgtattttctacaaattgagtcaaacttgtggcacggaAACCGGAAACGACAGATaatatgggacagagggagtatcatGATAGGAGTAGGGGCCCGTTTAGtagggctccggctcctccaaaAACAGTTCTGGCTCTGGATCTTGTGCTGGAGCAGATTCTCTGATGGAGCTGGAGCTGTTTTGGGAAACCGTTTGGCTGAACAACTCCTCATGTCTGTTATGAATGGTTAAGATGGGGACAATATCCAAAATTTCCCTGGCTGAACAGCTCCTCGTGTCTGTTATATGCTTGCAGGGTGAAATCTCATAATACTCTTATtcgtttccttttttcttttcattcctcttttcttttttttctttccctaCACCTTATCCGGTCGCTCACGTTGCAACCGCACGGCCGCACGCGCCCGCTCGCGTCTTCAACCTCTGGAGGCCGCGCTCCCATCccgccgccgcctgcgcctaggagCGCTCTCGGCCACGGTCCACCGGTGGCGCCGCGTCCGCCCCCACGCTAGCTCTTTCCTCCGCGCGCCCTCCATGCTGCACCTCCCCGCGCTCCTCCGCCCACAACGCTGTGCCTCCGCTCGGTAGCCCGGCGTCCGACGGACCCGCGCCGCCCGCCCCGGACGGCCTCGTGCACAGAGCTCCGGCGACCTCGcgcccgcgcggcggcggcggcctcgagCGCCCGCGAGGCTCGTTCAGGGCAAAAACGCCCATCGCCCTACGCGGGGCCCACGGCAACCGGGGCAGAGCtgggagaagctcgtttttccaGCTCcagttttctctctcctctcctcttagCGGGTTTTCCGCGGCTCTTGACGCGGAGCCGATCCATTTTCTCCCGTTTGGTTGGTGGAGCTGCGGAACTGCTCCTGGAGCTGGTCCAGGCCATACCAAACGGCCCCTAGATGTGATTCGTCGATCGTCGGTGCTAGCATGTCCAGCTCAGCTTGGGTTCGTTGCGCTAGCTGAGCTGAGCTCACACGGCCGTGATGAGGAGGTTATTATCTTAACTAGCTAGGCCGCACTCCCGGCCACAGATAGGTACCTCATGCGCCGTGTCAACAACGATAAACAACAGATGAGCCGGTACCTGATTCTGATTGCATGCCAATACCACAGCCACACGGCGATGGAATGATGCCAATACCTAATTCCGGCCACTTGCTTGCCCAGGCCGCCAGCTCGGCTTCGTTGCCCGGGCGGCCGGCCCCCGTCTCGTGCGAATCCGTACGAGATCAGGTCACCCACCGACCTCCTGATCGATGCTGTCAGCTGCGGGCTGTGGCGGCACGAAATGAAAGCGAGGTGGCAGGCAGAGCCAGGCAGGGCAGGAGTACACACATTGCCTGATTGGCATCATTCATCAGCCGACGGCCAGTTCAGCAATCGGATCTCTCTGCTGCTACTACGTCGTGCAGGCCTCTCCTGTCTCGATCGGTCTCCATCCATCCCCGGGCTGTCACTTTCTTTCCCTTGCCTGATGCCTCCCCGTCAGTCATCCTGACTCTTACCGAACACCACTATCACTTTCTTTCCCATGCCTGATGCCTCCCCGTCAGTCATCCTCACTCTTACCGTACACCACTACCTGACACAACTAACAAGGAGTACAGTAGTTTTTTTAATTACACAGTATATAAGAGACGCTCACAACATACgcacagcctgttcgggaggccgtaaacgatcgtggattatttactgctggctggtttggtgtgagagaaaaacactgttcctggctggaaatttacgatcgtttacgagcaagcgaacaggcactATGAACACACATAGGTGaatcctacccctatgagcacctccgaatgatTAAGCCGGCAGATcacgagattcacgaagtcaccacaggcgcctcgctgtcgacggggacgtcgcctaccactgaaagcatagcacCGTTAAATCTTAAAATAAATCCAAAAAAATACGAGCACTCGTGCCAAGTTAAGGACTTAAACCTGAATagacaaatttaaaaaaaaaacccaaTCAGCTCGTCTATGATCAGTTTGCAGtaggtttttctttttctcatcctGTGCGGCTGTGCCCGTGTGGTGTGAAGGAAGCTGCGACTGCGAGGCTTCTTTCATTTTCATTCAGGGCCTGGTCTGCACGCTCGACGACTCGGCGTGCCACCTAGTAGCTAGTATATCCTATCCATCTCCAGTATAGTCAATCGCAGGTTAGGCAGGCCATGATTGCTTCCGTTGTTTCGTCAATCCACGGAGTAATCTCACATAATTTTAAACACATATATAAAAAACAATAAGTAAAAAAGATATTTAATTGTACTCAAAGAACTGATGTCTCACATATTTAAATTAATAAAGCAAATATGGTGGTTCACACATTAAATCATCACATTAAGAGTTTGCAAAGAAACATATgacgtgttcgctggttggtttctgggctggtttggactagctggtgctggtttgttgtaagaggaaaacactgttgactgattGAAtaaggctggctgaaaccaacaagtgaacAGGGTGATATTATTTGCTTCCACGCTAGTGCGGCCTGCTACGTGCAATTGCGGCCCGTAATATCGCTTGCTATTTAGAATTGCGGCTGCAAAGTTCAGAACGTTATCTTGTAGCGGTAGCGGCAATGGGACGCTACCGCTATTGCGGCCGCTACCAACGCTATTTATTATCTTGAGTAGGTATACCAGTCATTTCTTTTAAATCCCATACCTAGCGTGAGTACTATATGGAGTAGGAGGACTAGGTACTTTAGGTTTATCAATTTATATATACACTAACTTTATATCCTCACGCTCGTATTCTCATTTTACTCGCGTTAGCTCCTCAAAAGGAAGTAGCCGCCACATCACCTTAAATTTTGTTAGCCGTTTGATCTTTCCATCCGACGATCCAGATTTCGTAAAGCAAATTTTACCGAAAGCGACTTCTCGTGATTCTCCTTACCTTATCTAGCTTCTCACCTGCTTCTCATTGGACTCTCCTGCTTCTCGTCCGAAGCCAGGCAACCAAATATATATCTACCTTCTACTTCTTCCTGAAACTTCTCAGAATATCTCGGCTCCTCCTCTCAGCTCTCACCCCGTCGCTCCTAGCCCCGACGCGGACGCGCGACACGGACACGGCGACGACGGCTGACAcccgcgcgcacccgccgtcaagacaaaaattccccagacgattctacccgaatcacccgggggctcgggggctcatgttgggttcataaacccggagtccctcatggaccgacttTCCAACAAAGACTCGGCCCAGTAGACAACATTGCGAACAACATGCagctcctgggctggcccaagatacttaaacgacaggccagaaggacaatccaatctctgaccggaaggtctggccgaggaggaacgacgcccgcttccgactccggcccgcctctccgaccaaaaggcctcTCAAAGGAGGAACAACACTCGCTTCCGTAATCGGCCCACCTCCGGAtgacctctccaaccggaagccctggccaaacaccactttcgaCTCCGACTCACTTCTTCGACCGGGAACGCGCCGAAACCTtacttacagctcctctccgactggcgcaatcagagccgtctgggaccaaccgaccggggacacccgctcggtaaggactaggaaacggacggagaaagtaaggcaggtcactcaagtcaaccgcaataccaaggaccgtaccatgtCCACCTGCCGGACAGTACACTAcgacatgacagaacccaagcagtgttgtaggcgccgatattttccctacAATATTGTGAGCGCCATCACTTCCAAACTAGGCTACcacagtaaggctccccccacatggcTTTGaagcatcgacagtgttgtgggcgccaatatttaccgtactaggcgaacatggtTAGACCCCCTGCATACCTCTTGGCATCAACAATATGGCGGGCACCGACGtctaccataccagaagaagacgacgcaaccttccACGTgcacgcaacctcccacgtgcatctgacattaaacagtattgtggacgtctaccatcatcttgtacccgccgacgtgggcaacaagacttagtagcatacgtactctctccctctcacttgtaaggccatccccttcatctataaaaggggatgggcTCTCTCCTAACAAGGGGATCGATTAGTTCACTaatacacaacaacagaaccatcaGGTttaaaccacaagcacacgctcgaacacttagcacatagcggggctcccgtcactctcggcccttcagactagagtctgactagacctcttgtacccccatgtttctcccttccgtttgtaaccccacagtaaacttcaagcacataggctcagaaataaagtcaccgaccgactcaaactgggcgtagggcacgttgcctgaaccagtataaaccctatgtcattgagtgttaggccacctccgatcacaacgtatagaaaaactataaatatttacgtgtttgtCACTTTCTTTACCGACACATATACTATATACAGTCTAATGTTTTGGTCTACACTCCCGGATGCTCGTAGGTACAGTGACAAAGCCAAGAGaaaggccatgttcgcttgttagtttcagcagggcttatcagtcatggtatagtatttttctctcataacaaaccagcaccggtcagacttatcagcctagaaaccaaccaacgaacggACAGAAAAGTCTCCCCTTATGGTTAAGTTTTTTAATGTCTAAACTGAGAGGTCTATGTTTAGATATATAGATAGATGTACCAGTTTATTACAGCAACAACAAGATCCGAGGGATTCAATTATTGATTTCTGTTTTAACGCATCTTTGAAGTTCATGTGTTGTTTTATATTGAAGTAATAGTAATCTTGACTATAGAAATCTTTTTTATGATAACAATTGGATATACCATGCCATGTTGATTTGACTTATGTGGTCTCTTTTAACgttatacagcctgttcggctggggctgaaacgatcgtatacgatcatggattattactgctgactggtttgatgtgagagaaaaatactgttctggctaaaaatttAGGATcatttacgaccaaacgaacaggctgataatgTCTACAAAATTCATGCGCCTCCCATTTCGTCGtagacttagggggtgtttggatccagggactaaagtttagtccgtgtcacatcggatgttcggatgctaattaggaggactaaacatgagttaattaaaaaactaattacacagatggagactaatttacgagacgaatctattaagcctaattaacccgtcattagcacatatttactgtagcaccacattgtcaaatcatggactaattaggtttaaaaaattcatctcgcaaattaatcacaatctgtataattaattttttttatctatatttaatactccatacatgtgtcaaaACATTCGATGGGCAGAGACTAAAATCCAGTCAAGGGTCCCTAAAATCCGGtcaaggaaccaaacaccccttttaTATGCAGCACATCTCCCTACCAATGCGCGCGATGGCGCGTTCACACCTAGAAGCAGAAGCACGGTCCACGCGCGGGGGTGGTTTTTCCTCGTCGTAGGTCCCCCCCTTTTGACAGGCACggatctcttttccttctttttattATCCTATCCTACTATCCATCCATCCTCTCTTCCTCTTCAGAGACCAGCCGGGTCAGTGACCTTTCTCGCAGCGTCACTTTCAGTGCAACGCCACACTACTGTATTACCAGTAATTACCAGGCATGCAGCCGGAGTATACTAGt
This region includes:
- the LOC136496266 gene encoding uncharacterized mitochondrial protein AtMg00810-like, which gives rise to MVACFRMSNLSAFSFYLDIEVIQGKEALSLGQSAYASKLLEQSGMAECKPCVTPMEKRLKLTKACIMAKVDATLYRSIVGGLRYLVHTRLDIAFAVGYVSRFIEDPERITGPW